The DNA segment TCAGATGTCCTGTCTTTACCAGATTCGTCACGGCAAGGGCAAGGGCCGTCTCAAGGCCGATGATGCCGCTCGGCGCTTTCCACATGGGCTCTGCGGCCTTTTCCTCCGAACTGTGAGGCGCATGGTCGGTGGCAATCATGTCGATGGTGCCGTCCTTGATGCCCTCGATGATGGCCTCCCGGTCGGCGGCCGTCCGAAGCGGCGGGTTCATCTTCGCCATGGCGCCGTGCTCCAAAACTGCCGTCTCATCCAGCGTAAAGTGGTGCGGCGTCACCTCGGCCGTCACGTTTGCGCCCAGCTCCTTTGCAAGCTTCACCATCTTCACGGCGTTTTTCGAGCTGATATGCTGGATGTTCACGGCGGCGCCGGTGTGGAGCGCAATCATGCAGTCGCGGGCCACGAGCGAGTCCTCGGCTAACGCCGGCGAGCCGGTGATCCCAAGCTTTTTCGCCGTTTCCCCGGCATTGATGCCATTTTCCGTGATGAACGCCGGGTCTTCTTCATGGAAGCTTAAGGGCACGTTTAACTCCTTTGCCTGTTCCATGGCCGTTTTCACAAGCTTCACGTCCATGATCGGGATTCCGTCGTCCGTAAAACCGGCAGCCCCGGCTTCCTTTAAGGCCTTCATGTCGGTCAGCTCCTGTCCCTTCATACCGACGGAAATGCAGGCGGCCGACATCACGTTGATTCCCGTCTTTTTTCCCTCTTCCAGGACGTATGTTAAGGTCTCCACGCTGTCCACCGGCCGCTTCGTGTTCGCCATGGTGACAACCGTCGTAAAGCCGCCCTTTTTCGCCGCGGCGGCGCCTGTCTGGATGTCTTCCTTATAAGTCAGTCCGGGATCGCGGAAGTGGACATGAACGTCGATAAGCCCCGGCGCAACCACGCAGCCGGACGCGTCGATGACGGTCTCATAGCTGCCGTCCTCGAGGCCTGTCCCGATTTTCTTGATTTTTCCGTTCTCAATGACAAGATCTGCCGTCTGATCCATTCCGTTCTTCGGATCCACGATCCGTCCGCCTTTAATCAGCATCATAAAGTTTTCCTCCTTATCGTTTCGGCACGATTTCCAGCCAGTAGTCATCGGGATCCGTGATGAAATAGATTCCCATTTTCTCGTTTTCAAAGCAGATACAGCCCATTTCCTTGTGCTTTGCATGGGCCGCCTCAAAGTCGTCGGTGATGAAAGCCAGGTGGAACTCGTTGTCGCCCAGGTCATAATGGTCCTTTTCCCAGTCCCTGAGCCAGGTCAGCTCCAGCTTATGAGGCGTCGTCCCGTCGCCGAGATAGACGATAATGAAGCTTCCGTCCTCAGCTTCTTTCCGTTTGACTTCCTTAAGCCCAAGGGCCTCCTCGTAAAATTTCAGAGATTTGTCCAGATCCATGACGTTGAAATTGTTGTGCGCAAACTGAAAATTCATATTGTCCTCCTTCTTAAAGCTCAAATTGCTGTCCTTCTTTGGAAATTTCCACGATTTTATCACGATAGCCTTCGGAACAGGGAAGCGCCTTTAACCTGGATGCCACGTCGAACTGGCCCCAGAAATGCATCGGGAAAATGGCTTTCGCATCGGCCTCCTTCATGAAATCGTCGATGCCCAGATAAAACCACTGTTCCAGCCGCGGATCCAGCGGAAGAAACGCTGCGTCAGCCGTCCGCCCGGCCATCTTTTCGATTTCCTCCCGGTAGGCCTTTGTCATGTTCCGGTTCCACTCGTCTTCCTCGCCTTCCCAGTACCAGTGATTTAAGTCACCGGCATGGTAGATTTCCTTTCCGTCCGCCGTACACCAGAAGGCGACGCCTTCGTCCGTGGAACGGAAGGTTTCGACTGTAATTCCCCCGATCTCCCGCTTTTCTCCCGGCGCCAGAAAAACGGTCTTCTCCTTTAGGCCGTCCGGCACCCGCTTTCTCCAGATATCCGAGGAGAGCACAAACGTGCAGTCGGGATGGCCGTCCGCCAGGTCAAAAATCACCTTGGAAAAGTGGTCGGGGTGGCGGTGGCTGGCGAACACATAGAGGGGCTTTTCCGCCGGGATTTCCGGCAGCGTTCCCTCGAAATAGTCAAACAGCAGGCAGGCATGGCTCGTCTCCGCGAGAAATGCGCTGTGATGGATGTATGTGATTTTCATGGGCTTTTCTGACCTCCTGTCATGCTTTCTGTTACAAAAGTCTCTGGCCGCATTTCGGGCAGTATTCATAGTCCTCCCTGGTGGAAAAGCCGCAGGCAGGGCAGCGGCGCTCCCTCGTCTCCCATGCAGGCGGATTGTGGCCGTCCTCCAAAAGGGTCAGATCCTCCGGCCGGATTTCCAGCTCCTCGCCGCGCTCGATCCGCCGTCCCACGTCCTCCGCCAGGGCGTAGAGCGTCCCGCAGCAGGTGGTCTTCGCGTAGTAGCGGCGGTTCCATTTAAAAACCGGGATGAAAAACAGGGACAGGCACATGTACGTCATGTAAACCTGGTACCTGCCGTATCTC comes from the Eubacteriaceae bacterium Marseille-Q4139 genome and includes:
- a CDS encoding VOC family protein — translated: MNFQFAHNNFNVMDLDKSLKFYEEALGLKEVKRKEAEDGSFIIVYLGDGTTPHKLELTWLRDWEKDHYDLGDNEFHLAFITDDFEAAHAKHKEMGCICFENEKMGIYFITDPDDYWLEIVPKR
- a CDS encoding zinc ribbon domain-containing protein → MIFIGGITQKTKELLYQAAAMVCGRCGRYGRYQVYMTYMCLSLFFIPVFKWNRRYYAKTTCCGTLYALAEDVGRRIERGEELEIRPEDLTLLEDGHNPPAWETRERRCPACGFSTREDYEYCPKCGQRLL
- a CDS encoding dihydroorotase, with the translated sequence MLIKGGRIVDPKNGMDQTADLVIENGKIKKIGTGLEDGSYETVIDASGCVVAPGLIDVHVHFRDPGLTYKEDIQTGAAAAKKGGFTTVVTMANTKRPVDSVETLTYVLEEGKKTGINVMSAACISVGMKGQELTDMKALKEAGAAGFTDDGIPIMDVKLVKTAMEQAKELNVPLSFHEEDPAFITENGINAGETAKKLGITGSPALAEDSLVARDCMIALHTGAAVNIQHISSKNAVKMVKLAKELGANVTAEVTPHHFTLDETAVLEHGAMAKMNPPLRTAADREAIIEGIKDGTIDMIATDHAPHSSEEKAAEPMWKAPSGIIGLETALALAVTNLVKTGHLTMSELMEKMSLNPAKLYHFDKGTLSEGADADIVIFNEDESWTVTEDEIASKSCNTPFLGQTLYGRVKYTICGGAVVYEDKR
- a CDS encoding MBL fold metallo-hydrolase, whose translation is MKITYIHHSAFLAETSHACLLFDYFEGTLPEIPAEKPLYVFASHRHPDHFSKVIFDLADGHPDCTFVLSSDIWRKRVPDGLKEKTVFLAPGEKREIGGITVETFRSTDEGVAFWCTADGKEIYHAGDLNHWYWEGEEDEWNRNMTKAYREEIEKMAGRTADAAFLPLDPRLEQWFYLGIDDFMKEADAKAIFPMHFWGQFDVASRLKALPCSEGYRDKIVEISKEGQQFEL